A genomic window from Diospyros lotus cultivar Yz01 chromosome 2, ASM1463336v1, whole genome shotgun sequence includes:
- the LOC127793820 gene encoding protein CHUP1, chloroplastic isoform X2, giving the protein MMSRETRDIRPVLLKFGVAVALSLGGILYSFLRAKRIKRSQSPLPASPSSDRGKAEIKNEPQASRTATSETHEESCLHKHKVPPDGSVACLSPSSGDGADKDGILLPEFNDLVKEFNMGDTKAGLSPKKNVEMPSSDVETPRALEPAYPEECEQEIRNLKNLVKVLREKERSHEIKLLEYYGLKEQETAVMEFQNRLKINNIEAKLFTLKIEALHRDNRRLEAQVADYVKVVAELEAARTKIKMLKKKLKFETEQTKEQILTLQQRVRQLQNQEREAVANNWNVQVKLQQLKDLQKEAAELRCSNYSLQVENSNLSQRLESTQILAHAVLEDKEAEAMKVEVHHLRRQNEDLLKEIEQLQADRSSDVEELVYLRWINACLRYELRNFQPGPGKTIARDLSKTLSPSSQQKAKQLIVEYANREGWTGKEMNVTDSDFDQWSSSSHSYVTDSGEYDDSSLDNSSSRKTENAHTLKSKILSKLRRLMRRKGSHRSQSSSQGRTATEEYMMANSSNGQGNLLRSTSVDSCTCSVQLDSTANLTEDVKDPRGSSRNSDIGQLSVYSAGNLQPKNQLHGSPVTFQKSQVVKYAEALNDSDILYI; this is encoded by the exons ATGATGTCGAGAGAGACGAGAGATATAAGGCCCGTGTTGTTGAAATTCGGCGTGGCTGTGGCTCTTTCTCTCGGTGGGATTCTCTATTCGTTTCTCAGAGCCAAAAGGATCAAACGGTCTCAATCTCCTCTACCGGCCTCTCCTTCTTCTG ACAGGGGAAAAGCTGAGATAAAAAATGAGCCTCAGGCATCACGGACCGCAACTTCAGAGACACAT GAGGAATCGTGTCTCCATAAACATAAGGTCCCTCCTGATGGCTCTGTTGCCTGTCTCTCTCCAAGCAGTGGAGATGGTGCGGATAAAGATGGGATCCTCTTGCCGGAGTTCAATGACCTTGTGAAAGAGTTTAACATGGGTGACACAAAGGCTGGCCTGTCTCCCAAAAAAAATGTGGAGATGCCTTCCTCAGATGTAGAAACGCCTAGAGCACTTGAGCCTGCTTACCCGGAGGAGTGTGAGCAAGAAATTAGAAACCTGAAAAACTTGGTCAAAGTTCTTAGAGAGAAGGAGAGGAGCCATGAGATCAAACTGCTCGAGTATTATGGTCTTAAAGAGCAAGAAACTGCTGTCATGGAATTTCAAAACCGATTGAAGATAAATAACATTGAGGCTAAGCTTTTCACTCTTAAGATCGAGGCACTGCATAGAGATAATAGAAGATTAGAGGCACAGGTGGCCGATTATGTAAAAGTTGTTGCAGAGCTTGAAGCAGCAAGAACGAAAATAAAGATGCTGAAGAAGAAGCTAAAGTTTGAAACTGAACAGACCAAGGAACAAATTTTAACTCTTCAACAAAGAGTCAGACAGCTGCAGAACCAGGAAAGAGAGGCTGTCGCAAATAATTGGAATGTTCAAGTGAAACTGCAGCAGCTCAAGGATCTGCAGAAGGAAGCTGCGGAATTGAGATGCTCTAATTACAGTTTACAGGTTGAAAATTCCAATTTGTCTCAGAGGCTGGAGAGCACTCAAATTCTTGCACATGCTGTTTTAGAAGATAAAGAG GCAGAAGCTATGAAGGTAGAAGTCCACCATTTAAGACGTCAAAATGAAGATTTGTTGAAGGAAATCGAGCAACTTCAAGCAGATCGAAGTTCTGATGTCGAAGAGCTAGTGTATCTGCGTTGGATAAATGCTTGCTTACGTTATGAGCTGAGAAATTTTCAGCCGGGACCTGGAAAGACAATTGCTCGGGACCTTAGCAAAACCTTAAGCCCCTCGTCGCAGCAGAAAGCCAAGCAGCTAATAGTCGAATATGCAAATAGAGAGGGCTGGACAGGAAAGGAAATGAATGTTACAGACTCTGATTTCGACCAGTGGTCATCATCCTCTCATTCTTATGTTACAGATTCCGGTGAGTATGACGATTCATCTCTTGATAATTCCTCTTCTAGAAAAACTGAAAATGCCCATACTCTCAAATCAAAAATTTTGAGCAAGCTGAGGAGACTGATGCGGAGAAAGGGGAGTCACCGTAGTCAGAGTTCATCGCAGGGAAGAACTGCAACCGAAGAATATATGATGGCTAATTCTAGTAATGGACAAGGTAATCTGTTGAGGAGTACGTCTGTGGATTCGTGTACATGTTCTGTGCAACTCGATAGCACGGCAAATCTGACAGAGGATGTGAAGGATCCGCGAGGTAGTTCCAGAAACAGTGACATTGGACAGTTGAGCGTTTATAGCGCTGGCAATTTGCAGCCCAAAAACCAACTTCATGGAAGCCCAGTAACCTTTCAGAAATCTCAAGTGGTGAAATATGCAGAAGCTTTGAACGATTCTGACATTTTGTATATATAG
- the LOC127793820 gene encoding protein CHUP1, chloroplastic isoform X1 yields MMSRETRDIRPVLLKFGVAVALSLGGILYSFLRAKRIKRSQSPLPASPSSDSDYQFHTDRGKAEIKNEPQASRTATSETHEESCLHKHKVPPDGSVACLSPSSGDGADKDGILLPEFNDLVKEFNMGDTKAGLSPKKNVEMPSSDVETPRALEPAYPEECEQEIRNLKNLVKVLREKERSHEIKLLEYYGLKEQETAVMEFQNRLKINNIEAKLFTLKIEALHRDNRRLEAQVADYVKVVAELEAARTKIKMLKKKLKFETEQTKEQILTLQQRVRQLQNQEREAVANNWNVQVKLQQLKDLQKEAAELRCSNYSLQVENSNLSQRLESTQILAHAVLEDKEAEAMKVEVHHLRRQNEDLLKEIEQLQADRSSDVEELVYLRWINACLRYELRNFQPGPGKTIARDLSKTLSPSSQQKAKQLIVEYANREGWTGKEMNVTDSDFDQWSSSSHSYVTDSGEYDDSSLDNSSSRKTENAHTLKSKILSKLRRLMRRKGSHRSQSSSQGRTATEEYMMANSSNGQGNLLRSTSVDSCTCSVQLDSTANLTEDVKDPRGSSRNSDIGQLSVYSAGNLQPKNQLHGSPVTFQKSQVVKYAEALNDSDILYI; encoded by the exons ATGATGTCGAGAGAGACGAGAGATATAAGGCCCGTGTTGTTGAAATTCGGCGTGGCTGTGGCTCTTTCTCTCGGTGGGATTCTCTATTCGTTTCTCAGAGCCAAAAGGATCAAACGGTCTCAATCTCCTCTACCGGCCTCTCCTTCTTCTG ATTCTGACTATCAATTTCATACAGACAGGGGAAAAGCTGAGATAAAAAATGAGCCTCAGGCATCACGGACCGCAACTTCAGAGACACAT GAGGAATCGTGTCTCCATAAACATAAGGTCCCTCCTGATGGCTCTGTTGCCTGTCTCTCTCCAAGCAGTGGAGATGGTGCGGATAAAGATGGGATCCTCTTGCCGGAGTTCAATGACCTTGTGAAAGAGTTTAACATGGGTGACACAAAGGCTGGCCTGTCTCCCAAAAAAAATGTGGAGATGCCTTCCTCAGATGTAGAAACGCCTAGAGCACTTGAGCCTGCTTACCCGGAGGAGTGTGAGCAAGAAATTAGAAACCTGAAAAACTTGGTCAAAGTTCTTAGAGAGAAGGAGAGGAGCCATGAGATCAAACTGCTCGAGTATTATGGTCTTAAAGAGCAAGAAACTGCTGTCATGGAATTTCAAAACCGATTGAAGATAAATAACATTGAGGCTAAGCTTTTCACTCTTAAGATCGAGGCACTGCATAGAGATAATAGAAGATTAGAGGCACAGGTGGCCGATTATGTAAAAGTTGTTGCAGAGCTTGAAGCAGCAAGAACGAAAATAAAGATGCTGAAGAAGAAGCTAAAGTTTGAAACTGAACAGACCAAGGAACAAATTTTAACTCTTCAACAAAGAGTCAGACAGCTGCAGAACCAGGAAAGAGAGGCTGTCGCAAATAATTGGAATGTTCAAGTGAAACTGCAGCAGCTCAAGGATCTGCAGAAGGAAGCTGCGGAATTGAGATGCTCTAATTACAGTTTACAGGTTGAAAATTCCAATTTGTCTCAGAGGCTGGAGAGCACTCAAATTCTTGCACATGCTGTTTTAGAAGATAAAGAG GCAGAAGCTATGAAGGTAGAAGTCCACCATTTAAGACGTCAAAATGAAGATTTGTTGAAGGAAATCGAGCAACTTCAAGCAGATCGAAGTTCTGATGTCGAAGAGCTAGTGTATCTGCGTTGGATAAATGCTTGCTTACGTTATGAGCTGAGAAATTTTCAGCCGGGACCTGGAAAGACAATTGCTCGGGACCTTAGCAAAACCTTAAGCCCCTCGTCGCAGCAGAAAGCCAAGCAGCTAATAGTCGAATATGCAAATAGAGAGGGCTGGACAGGAAAGGAAATGAATGTTACAGACTCTGATTTCGACCAGTGGTCATCATCCTCTCATTCTTATGTTACAGATTCCGGTGAGTATGACGATTCATCTCTTGATAATTCCTCTTCTAGAAAAACTGAAAATGCCCATACTCTCAAATCAAAAATTTTGAGCAAGCTGAGGAGACTGATGCGGAGAAAGGGGAGTCACCGTAGTCAGAGTTCATCGCAGGGAAGAACTGCAACCGAAGAATATATGATGGCTAATTCTAGTAATGGACAAGGTAATCTGTTGAGGAGTACGTCTGTGGATTCGTGTACATGTTCTGTGCAACTCGATAGCACGGCAAATCTGACAGAGGATGTGAAGGATCCGCGAGGTAGTTCCAGAAACAGTGACATTGGACAGTTGAGCGTTTATAGCGCTGGCAATTTGCAGCCCAAAAACCAACTTCATGGAAGCCCAGTAACCTTTCAGAAATCTCAAGTGGTGAAATATGCAGAAGCTTTGAACGATTCTGACATTTTGTATATATAG